The segment TGAACGCCTGCACCGCAAACAGCACCACCAGCGCCGGCAGCAGGCAGCGGAACAGAATCCGCAGCGCCCAGTCCGCCTCGCGGAACGTTTTGCCGGTTTCCGCATAGCGGACGAGCCCCCAGGCGATCAGCACGGCGTAAGCCGGAAAACAGGGCAGCACGTAAGTGGCCAGCTTGCCGCTCGACACCGAGAAAAAGAGCAGCCAGACACCGCCCATGCAGGCCGCATAGCGCAGCAGCGGATTCCGGAAAGCCTCTCTCGCCCGGCCGCGATAGCCGAGCCAGATCGCCGGAACGAAAAGCAGCCAGGGCAGCAGCCCGCCGATCACGACCGGCAGGAAAAACCAGAACGGCTGACTGCGGTCGTCATTCGCGCCGCGGCCCGAAAAGAAACGCTGAAAGTGTTCGACTCCCAGAAACTGAGGCCAGAAATCCGGGTCGGCCCGGTGCACCATGATTGACCACGGCGCCAGCACGAGCAGCGCCGCTGCGAGCGGAATCCACGGCAGAAACAAGATCCGCTTCCACTCCTTCTGCCAGATCAGGAACGGCACCACGGCAAGGACAGGCAGCACAAAGCCGAGCAATCCCTTGGTCAGAAAGGCCAATCCCGTCCCGACGCCGGCAAGCGCCAGATACCCGGCCAGCTTCCAGCGGGACTTCTCCGTCCAGGCGAAATAGAACATGCTCATGGTCAAAGTAACGAAAAAGCTGAACTGGGCGTCGAGGACGCCGTAGGTGCCGACCGCGAAAACAAGGCCGGAAAGCAGAAAGACGACTGCCGCAACCCGGCCGATTTTCTCCTCATCCGCCCGGCGGCAGAGCAGCCAGAGCAGCCCGGCGGAGAGCAGCGTCCCGAGCGCGCCCATGAAGCGGACGGCCCCCGGCACCTCCCCGAAACATTTCATTGCCGCGGCATTCAGCCAGTAGCCCATGACCGGCTTTTCAAAATACGGCAGTCCGTTCAGAGTCGGAACGATGAAGTCACCGCTTGCGATCATTTCACGCGGAATTTCCGCATAACGCGTCTCATCGGGGATAAAAAAAGGCCTCTGCCAGATCGAGCCCAGATAAAGCAGCACGAAGCACGCGATCACCAGAAGCGGATAATATTTTTTCATAACCTGAGCCGGTCTCCCCGGCAATGTATTCCCCTTTGTCAAACCCAGTCATTCAGGCGCGTCCCCCGGAACAGGCGAAAATGGTCGGGGTGGAGGGGATCGAACCCTCGACTTTCTGCTCCCAAAGCAGACGCGCTAAGCCACTGCGCTACACCCCGGCGACCTGATTCATTCCATAAAATACTACCGGAAAGCCCATTAGTCAAAGGATTCATGCGAGATTAACCGTATTTTTCATCCGGAAAGCGCGTTCCATTCCCCGCCCCGGACGATTTTCCGGAAAACATCGCAGAAGCGCTTCGTTTCCCCGCGGCAATTCACTTCGTGCCAATGCTGCCGGTACGAAATCAGGAAAACAGCGCAACTGCCGGAGTGTTTCCGACAGGTCCGCGTCCGCACGCAAGTGCAACCCGAATTCGATGGAGAAAAGACCGTTCAGGAGCTTCGCGGGAAATGCAGCGGGCGCAAAGTCAGCTCCAGAACCGGGTGGAGCCAGGAAATCCGGGCGGGAATCTCCTGCCGTTTCCAGACGATATCCGGTTCGGAGTTCTTCCACAGCGGACGGAACCTGACCAGTTCGCCCTCCGGCCGGTATTCGCGCAGAAGAAAGCTTCCATCCCGCAAAGCGATCAGATTCAGTGAGTTCGGCTCCGGATACCGTCCGCTTTCGAGCAGGATGATGCTGCCGGCCGTCAGGCCGATCTTCTCCTGTTCGGCCCCCACCCGGAGCGCGCAAAGACCGGTTCCGGACAGAGCCTCCGTTCTCCGTTCCGACGAACTCCGCAGCAGATAGTCGACCAGCGGCTCCAGAAGCGGTTCATACCCGGACAGCAGCCCCAGCTCCGCCAGCGGAACCTCGCACATCCGCTTCCGTTCGGGAACCGGAGAGCGGGATACCCGGTATGTGCCGCGTTCCTCCTCTCCGGCCGGCTCGGCGGAAGCGGTCCGGGAGATCAGCCGGGCGTTGAAAAGCTCCGTGTAAAATTCACAGCGCGTCTCTTCGTCAAACCGCAGAAACTGCGCGATCTTCTCCAGCTGTCCCGGATTCAGAAGAAAGCTCCCCTTCTTCATCAGAGACACTGCCGCCTGTGAAATCTCCAGCACCCGCGCAAGTTCCCCCTGCTTCTTCGCCTGCAGTCGCAACTGCCGTTCAATGGCGGACCAGCCGTTCACATGAGCAACCATTTTCATCTTCCTCTTCTCCCCCGGTTCAGACATCACTTCAGAACGCAAATTCGTTTCCTGCATGAAAAAAATCGGACCTGCGGCGATCCTCCCGGCAATATCCGCGACCCGCCGCAACAGCATCAGGCCTAAATATACACCAATATTAATGTATTTTTCACTTAATTCCTATTTTTCTTCCTTTTTTTTTCATCAAAAACAATTGACATTAAGTATCAAGTTACATATATTTAAGCATTATCTGAAACAATTTTAAAATAAACTGATTCCGTGCCGTCTGCACGCCGCGGAGTCACAGGAAGGAGAGAGCCTGATGAAATGTTACGGAGTCCTGTACGGGAAACAGGCGGAGTGCCCGAGCTGCCGGCTCAGGCGGCACTGCAGCAAAGCCGGAGATCCGCCGCTTCTGGCGCAAAATGCCCTGCCGGATGAATTGAACGACCTCGTGCTCGCCAAATACCGGCGGCCGACCGGCAACCGGTTCAGCCGGGCCGAACAGGACCGGAGATACACCCGCGCCGACCTGCTGGAGGTCATCACCTTCATGGCGGCGCTCGATATCCGCTCGCTCGACCTCATTACCCGGAAACTCGAAAATCCGGACCTCAATTTAAGCGACCTGGCCGAACGCCGCGGCGTCACCCGCCAGGCGATGCACAAACTGGTCAAACAACGGCTGGCGCGGATTCCCGAACTGGCCGCCGTCCTGACCTATCGCAAACATAAAAACAAAACCGTCACCCAAAGCACAACATTCATGGAGGAAGTATGCCGGATTCGCAGACAAACACAAGAGAGTCGATTGAAAAGACCAAAGCTCGCCTCGAACTGCTTGAGGAAATTGAGATCCTCGAGACCGAGTTTGCTCTCATCACCAATGAGTATACTCAAAGGCGCCGTCATCTGGAGAGCCGACTCTCCGCCATCGACACCGTAGCCTGACGCTCCGGAGGAACGGAGAGGAGCCCCCTCTTCCGTTCCTCAATCGTTATCGAGCCGCTTGATCGAAGCGAGATCGTCCCGGCGGACCTCGTACTTGATGCCGGGCTCCGGCCCGAAAAAGATCGTGCTGTCGTTCTCTTCGAACAGGGCGCCGGTTTCGATCCGGCCGTCCCTGTAACGGATTTCACAGTTGACGAGCCATACATCGATTGTCTTCGGGCGGGTCAGCTTGCCCTTTTCCACCTCGATCTCGATCGACCGCGACTGCGGGCGCGAACGAGGATGCGAAACGGTCACCGTATGCTTCCCGGGCTTCAGGCCGCTGACCCGGATCGGCTTCGTGGCCGCGGCGGAGTCTCCGTTCGCCGCCGTCACCCCGATATCCCGGCCGTCGAGCTGCACCGTGACTCCGGCCGGGCGGACGTCGAGCTCAAGCTCCCCGGTGCTCGAGAGCAGCACGAGCTTGATCTCATCCTTGTAGCCGGCCGTGATCTCGACCTTGCGCGTCACCGGGTCGAAACCGTCCTTCTCCGCACGCACCTCGTAAATTGCGGCGGGCAGATCGGTCAGGACGCACGGCGTCACCCCGCGTTTCCGGTTGTTGATGAAGACTTCGGCGCCTTCCGGAACGCTCGTGATCGAGATGCCGCCGGGCAGCGGAGTAAGCGCATACTCCATCTTGAAATCCTCCCCGCGGCTCAGGGAAACCGTC is part of the Victivallis lenta genome and harbors:
- a CDS encoding helix-turn-helix domain-containing protein, whose protein sequence is MKMVAHVNGWSAIERQLRLQAKKQGELARVLEISQAAVSLMKKGSFLLNPGQLEKIAQFLRFDEETRCEFYTELFNARLISRTASAEPAGEEERGTYRVSRSPVPERKRMCEVPLAELGLLSGYEPLLEPLVDYLLRSSSERRTEALSGTGLCALRVGAEQEKIGLTAGSIILLESGRYPEPNSLNLIALRDGSFLLREYRPEGELVRFRPLWKNSEPDIVWKRQEIPARISWLHPVLELTLRPLHFPRSS
- a CDS encoding PEGA domain-containing protein translates to MKRAGYFIFGVLTALLVAAGCSKAPEKAVVSVTGPEGMEITVGDVPVGRAPVTLKLNAGTYLFKFHAPGYERRWETVVLRQAEKRAMPVRLERETASVLITTKPVGAQLIVDGRVLGATPIVLEKVLPGKEYVGQLRMPGYSEREVKWAVDNARPKQIMIDLDANMVKVEFLSKPPKARIAIDGRTVGVTPYKGELTEGKYRLRFEAAGFSPLEQTVSLSRGEDFKMEYALTPLPGGISITSVPEGAEVFINNRKRGVTPCVLTDLPAAIYEVRAEKDGFDPVTRKVEITAGYKDEIKLVLLSSTGELELDVRPAGVTVQLDGRDIGVTAANGDSAAATKPIRVSGLKPGKHTVTVSHPRSRPQSRSIEIEVEKGKLTRPKTIDVWLVNCEIRYRDGRIETGALFEENDSTIFFGPEPGIKYEVRRDDLASIKRLDND
- a CDS encoding phospholipid carrier-dependent glycosyltransferase, producing the protein MKKYYPLLVIACFVLLYLGSIWQRPFFIPDETRYAEIPREMIASGDFIVPTLNGLPYFEKPVMGYWLNAAAMKCFGEVPGAVRFMGALGTLLSAGLLWLLCRRADEEKIGRVAAVVFLLSGLVFAVGTYGVLDAQFSFFVTLTMSMFYFAWTEKSRWKLAGYLALAGVGTGLAFLTKGLLGFVLPVLAVVPFLIWQKEWKRILFLPWIPLAAALLVLAPWSIMVHRADPDFWPQFLGVEHFQRFFSGRGANDDRSQPFWFFLPVVIGGLLPWLLFVPAIWLGYRGRAREAFRNPLLRYAACMGGVWLLFFSVSSGKLATYVLPCFPAYAVLIAWGLVRYAETGKTFREADWALRILFRCLLPALVVLFAVQAFNLFVPGKIPQHYLLFWRGENFFLPVIALMVFLLWIWMAKEAREPVYKFTCVCVAVGFAALAYPVSIPHHLVREIAPVDFLARNAGKFLTPDTLILADDRMAVVAAWTFRRSDIGVYYKKGELAYGLDRPEGEGRFYTKDALAELVRKTERPILVVTGSEKRAREMPASPEKSYRRSGDLFLVHYRPKGEKHP